One Sphingomonas sp. SUN039 genomic window carries:
- the cysN gene encoding sulfate adenylyltransferase subunit CysN, with translation MSDVIYKTDELIASDIDAYLEVHQHKSLLRFITCGSVDDGKSTLIGRLLYDSKMIFEDQLATLEADSKRMGTQGQDIDFALLVDGLAAEREQGITIDVAYRFFATEKRKFIVADCPGHEQYTRNMVTGASTADLAVILIDARKGVLVQTRRHSYLAKLLGIRNIVLAVNKMDLIGYDQAKYDAIVADYTAFATSIGITDFTAMPISGFKGDNITDNSVNTPWYADKPLMAHLETVALDNEADQTKPLRMAVQWVNRPNLDFRGFSGQIATGTAHPGDAIRVLPSGKTSTISKIVTLGGELDEAVAGQSVTLCFADEVDCSRGDVIATADAPPEVSDQFESTIVWLADESLIPGRAYWLKLGTQMVSATVQAPKYTVNVNTMEHIAAKTLELNAIGVAEIATDKPVVFEPYADNHSLGGFILIDKITNRTVGAGMLHFSLRRAQNVHWQATDIGRDAHASLKNQKPRVLWFTGLSGSGKSTIANEVEKSLNLMNRHTFLLDGDNVRHGLNKDLGFTETDRIENIRRVGEVAKLMADAGLIVLTAFISPFRAERDMVRSMLPEGEFIEIFVDTPLEVAEARDVKGLYKKARSGQLKNFTGIDSPYEPPHQPEIRVNTVEMTPAEAAEFIVRQIMPLK, from the coding sequence ATGTCGGATGTCATTTACAAGACCGACGAGCTGATCGCGTCGGACATCGACGCCTATTTGGAGGTCCACCAGCACAAGAGCCTGCTGCGCTTCATCACCTGCGGGTCGGTCGACGACGGCAAGTCCACGCTGATCGGGCGCTTGCTCTACGATTCGAAGATGATCTTCGAGGACCAGCTCGCCACCCTCGAAGCCGACAGCAAGCGGATGGGGACGCAGGGGCAGGACATCGACTTCGCGCTGCTCGTCGACGGCCTCGCCGCCGAGCGCGAACAGGGCATCACCATCGACGTCGCCTATCGCTTCTTCGCGACCGAGAAGCGCAAGTTCATCGTCGCCGACTGCCCGGGGCACGAGCAATACACGCGCAACATGGTGACGGGCGCCTCGACCGCCGATCTCGCGGTCATTCTGATCGACGCGCGCAAGGGCGTGCTCGTCCAGACGCGGCGGCACAGCTACCTCGCCAAGTTGCTCGGCATCCGCAACATCGTGCTTGCGGTCAACAAGATGGACCTGATCGGCTACGACCAAGCCAAGTATGACGCCATCGTTGCCGATTACACGGCGTTCGCGACCAGCATCGGCATCACAGACTTCACTGCGATGCCGATTTCGGGGTTCAAGGGCGACAACATCACCGACAATTCGGTGAACACGCCCTGGTATGCGGACAAGCCGCTGATGGCGCATCTGGAAACCGTCGCGCTCGACAATGAGGCGGACCAAACCAAGCCGCTCCGCATGGCGGTACAATGGGTCAACCGGCCCAACCTCGATTTCCGCGGCTTCTCCGGCCAGATCGCGACCGGCACTGCCCACCCCGGCGACGCCATCCGCGTCCTGCCCAGCGGCAAAACCTCGACGATCAGCAAGATCGTGACGCTTGGCGGCGAACTCGACGAAGCGGTCGCCGGTCAGTCGGTCACCTTGTGCTTCGCCGACGAGGTCGATTGTTCGCGCGGCGACGTGATCGCTACTGCGGACGCGCCGCCTGAAGTCTCCGACCAGTTCGAATCGACCATCGTCTGGCTCGCCGATGAGTCGCTGATCCCCGGCCGCGCCTATTGGCTGAAGCTCGGCACCCAGATGGTGTCGGCGACGGTTCAGGCCCCCAAATACACCGTCAACGTCAACACGATGGAACACATCGCCGCGAAGACGCTCGAACTGAACGCCATCGGCGTCGCCGAGATCGCGACCGACAAGCCCGTGGTGTTCGAACCCTATGCCGACAACCATAGCCTCGGCGGCTTCATCCTGATCGACAAGATCACCAACCGCACCGTCGGCGCGGGGATGCTGCACTTCTCGCTCCGTCGCGCGCAGAACGTGCACTGGCAGGCGACCGACATCGGTCGCGACGCCCACGCCAGTCTCAAGAACCAGAAACCGCGCGTGCTGTGGTTCACCGGCCTTTCGGGATCGGGCAAATCGACCATCGCCAACGAGGTCGAGAAGTCGCTGAACCTGATGAATCGCCACACCTTCCTGCTCGACGGCGACAATGTCCGCCACGGGCTCAATAAGGATCTGGGCTTCACCGAGACCGACCGCATCGAGAACATCCGCCGCGTCGGCGAAGTTGCCAAACTGATGGCGGACGCGGGCCTGATCGTGCTGACCGCGTTCATCAGCCCGTTCCGTGCCGAGCGCGACATGGTGCGTTCGATGCTGCCCGAGGGCGAGTTCATCGAGATTTTCGTCGATACACCGCTGGAAGTCGCCGAGGCACGCGACGTGAAGGGGTTGTACAAGAAGGCGCGCTCGGGCCAGCTCAAGAATTTCACCGGCATCGACAGCCCCTATGAGCCGCCGCACCAGCCCGAAATCCGGGTCAACACGGTCGAGATGACCCCCGCCGAGGCCGCCGAGTTCATCGTCCGCCAGATCATGCCGCTCAAATGA
- the cysD gene encoding sulfate adenylyltransferase subunit CysD, which translates to MTKTLTHLERLEAESIHIMREVVAEAEKPVMLYSVGKDSAVMLHLARKAFYPSPPPFPLLHVDTTWKFKAMYELREKAARDAGMELLVYKNPECVERGINPFDHGSLHTDMWKTEGLKQALDKYGFDVAFGGARRDEEKSRAKERIFSFRTATHGWDPKNQRPELWNLYNARKAKGESIRVFPISNWTELDIWQYIHLENIEIVPLYFSAPRPTVERDGMLLMVDDERFQLKPGEVPVDRSIRFRTLGCYPLTGAVESEAKTLPQVIQEMLLTTTSERQGRAIDHDQAASMEKKKQEGYF; encoded by the coding sequence ATGACAAAGACCCTGACCCATCTCGAGCGGCTCGAAGCCGAGAGCATCCACATCATGCGCGAGGTGGTGGCCGAGGCCGAAAAACCGGTCATGCTCTATTCGGTCGGCAAGGATTCGGCGGTCATGCTGCATCTGGCGCGCAAGGCATTCTACCCCTCGCCGCCACCCTTCCCGCTGCTCCATGTCGATACGACCTGGAAGTTCAAGGCGATGTACGAACTGCGCGAGAAGGCCGCGCGCGATGCGGGCATGGAATTGCTCGTCTACAAGAACCCCGAGTGCGTCGAACGCGGCATCAATCCGTTCGACCATGGCTCGCTGCACACCGACATGTGGAAAACCGAGGGGCTGAAGCAGGCGCTCGACAAATACGGGTTCGATGTGGCGTTCGGCGGCGCACGGCGCGACGAGGAAAAGAGCCGCGCCAAGGAGCGCATCTTCAGCTTTCGCACCGCGACGCATGGCTGGGACCCAAAGAACCAGCGGCCCGAGCTGTGGAACCTCTACAATGCGCGGAAAGCCAAGGGCGAAAGCATCCGCGTCTTCCCGATCTCGAACTGGACCGAGCTCGACATCTGGCAGTACATCCACCTCGAGAATATCGAGATCGTGCCGCTGTATTTCAGCGCGCCGCGCCCGACCGTGGAGCGCGACGGCATGCTGCTGATGGTCGATGACGAGCGCTTCCAGCTCAAGCCCGGCGAGGTGCCCGTCGATCGCTCGATCCGTTTCCGCACGCTCGGCTGCTATCCGCTCACTGGTGCCGTCGAAAGCGAAGCCAAGACGTTGCCGCAGGTCATTCAGGAAATGCTGCTGACGACAACCAGCGAGCGCCAGGGCCGCGCCATCGACCACGACCAGGCTGCGAGCATGGAAAAGAAGAAACAGGAAGGTTACTTCTGA
- a CDS encoding MBL fold metallo-hydrolase yields the protein MSETTKPVPLATLARAGDTQTEAVAITPFVFMARDISNAYLVTTDDGDLMVNTGFFDDANQARNVALLKPHRTGPLRHIVLTQSHADHFGGVPVFREAGTKVIGGPGYNEAWGDMNRLQPFFGPRSKKLWGSTLQRGGAPKPAPEVVPDVLVDRHLTVEQGGRVFELIHAPEGETVDNLIVWMPHERIAFTGNLVGPVWLSMPFLCTLRGDKPRAVWNYLKSLEKLRALNAETIITGHGEPIHGAAKIRADIDKMHAAVSWVRDYTLDGMNAGKTVHELMRAVALPEHLQIGQFHGKVSWAVKTIWEEYAGWLHYEDGTTELYGVPRSAVNADLAELAGGADVLAKRAQVHVEAGRPLEAIHLLDVALGAEPQNLAALKIKKIALDHLLVASGNSNLSETMWLKSEIAAVEAALDMTKTPA from the coding sequence ATGAGCGAAACCACCAAGCCCGTCCCGCTCGCCACCCTCGCCCGCGCGGGCGACACCCAGACCGAGGCGGTGGCGATCACGCCGTTCGTGTTCATGGCGCGTGATATCTCCAACGCCTATCTGGTCACGACCGATGACGGCGACCTGATGGTCAACACCGGCTTCTTCGACGACGCCAACCAGGCACGCAACGTCGCGCTGCTTAAGCCGCACCGCACCGGTCCCTTGCGCCACATCGTCCTGACCCAAAGCCATGCCGACCATTTCGGCGGCGTGCCGGTGTTCAGGGAAGCAGGCACAAAGGTCATCGGCGGTCCCGGCTACAACGAGGCATGGGGAGACATGAACCGTCTCCAGCCGTTTTTCGGGCCGCGCAGCAAGAAGCTGTGGGGCAGCACGCTGCAACGCGGCGGCGCACCCAAACCCGCGCCCGAGGTGGTGCCCGATGTCCTCGTCGACCGGCATCTGACCGTCGAACAGGGCGGGCGCGTGTTCGAACTCATCCACGCGCCCGAAGGCGAGACGGTCGATAACCTCATCGTCTGGATGCCGCACGAGCGGATCGCCTTCACCGGCAATCTCGTCGGCCCGGTGTGGCTGTCGATGCCGTTCCTGTGCACCCTGCGCGGCGATAAGCCGCGCGCGGTGTGGAATTACCTCAAGAGCCTCGAAAAGCTCCGCGCACTGAACGCAGAGACGATCATTACCGGGCATGGCGAGCCGATCCACGGCGCAGCGAAAATCCGCGCCGATATCGACAAGATGCACGCCGCGGTGTCGTGGGTCCGCGACTACACGCTCGACGGGATGAACGCGGGCAAGACCGTGCACGAATTGATGCGCGCGGTCGCGCTGCCCGAGCACCTCCAGATCGGTCAGTTCCACGGCAAGGTCAGCTGGGCGGTCAAGACCATCTGGGAGGAATATGCCGGCTGGCTGCATTATGAGGACGGGACGACCGAACTCTACGGCGTCCCGCGCTCTGCCGTGAACGCCGATCTTGCCGAACTGGCGGGTGGAGCGGATGTGCTCGCCAAGCGCGCGCAGGTCCATGTCGAGGCCGGACGTCCGCTCGAGGCGATCCATTTACTCGACGTTGCGCTGGGGGCGGAGCCGCAAAACTTGGCCGCGCTAAAGATAAAGAAGATTGCGCTCGACCATCTGCTGGTCGCTAGCGGGAACAGCAATCTCAGCGAAACCATGTGGCTGAAATCCGAAATCGCCGCAGTCGAGGCAGCCCTAGACATGACAAAGACTCCAGCATGA
- a CDS encoding zinc-binding dehydrogenase — protein MKLLNIHGVGDVRLDSYERPEPGPADVVVKMKACGICGSDLSYIKVGGMSRNAEGTTALGHEGAGEVMFVGRDVVGVEVGQPVIVNPMNTPSFIGSGGPEGAFTEELLVREARLGDSILPIPVGIPYDVAAMCEPLAVALHGVNRAEAKAGTKLVVFGCGPIGLGMVMWAVDRGCDVVALDLAEERLERARTLGARTINPGTEDSVARIKEMHGTEHYFGRERSLTDAYIDAAGAPSILADVVSMAKRHARHVITAAYMKPIELPAGPMLTSEMTITTAVGYPDEFPDVVAAMPRLKDKIAALISHTLPFDRVLEGLEIAATPQSAKVMIEFAA, from the coding sequence ATGAAACTCCTCAACATCCACGGCGTCGGCGATGTCCGGCTCGACAGTTACGAGCGGCCCGAACCCGGCCCCGCCGATGTCGTCGTCAAGATGAAGGCGTGCGGCATCTGCGGCAGCGATCTGAGCTACATCAAAGTCGGCGGCATGAGCCGCAATGCCGAAGGTACAACGGCGCTCGGCCATGAGGGCGCGGGCGAAGTAATGTTCGTCGGCCGCGATGTCGTAGGCGTCGAAGTCGGCCAGCCGGTGATCGTCAACCCCATGAACACGCCCAGCTTCATCGGCAGCGGCGGCCCCGAAGGTGCGTTCACCGAAGAGCTGCTGGTGCGCGAGGCACGGTTGGGCGACTCGATCCTGCCTATCCCGGTAGGCATTCCCTACGACGTGGCGGCAATGTGCGAGCCGCTGGCGGTGGCGCTGCACGGGGTCAACCGCGCGGAGGCCAAGGCGGGGACGAAGCTTGTCGTGTTCGGCTGCGGCCCCATTGGCCTCGGCATGGTGATGTGGGCGGTGGATCGTGGTTGCGATGTCGTCGCGCTCGACCTTGCCGAGGAACGCCTCGAACGCGCACGAACGCTCGGGGCGCGGACGATCAACCCCGGCACCGAGGACAGCGTGGCGCGCATCAAGGAAATGCACGGTACCGAGCACTATTTCGGGCGCGAGCGGTCGCTGACCGATGCGTATATCGACGCGGCAGGGGCGCCCTCGATCCTCGCCGATGTCGTCTCGATGGCAAAACGCCATGCGCGCCATGTCATCACGGCGGCCTATATGAAGCCCATCGAACTCCCGGCGGGTCCGATGCTGACCAGCGAAATGACGATCACCACGGCGGTCGGTTACCCCGACGAATTCCCCGATGTCGTCGCCGCAATGCCGCGTCTGAAGGACAAGATCGCGGCGCTCATCAGCCACACCCTCCCGTTCGACCGCGTGCTCGAAGGGCTGGAGATTGCGGCGACCCCGCAATCGGCCAAGGTCATGATCGAGTTCGCGGCATGA
- a CDS encoding SDR family oxidoreductase: MADGLFDCTGKVTLVTGGNGGIGLGFATGVAKQGGDIAIWARNAEKNAAAKAELLAAGAGRVETYIVDVSSEDAILGGYDQLMADFGRVDCVFANSGASPRYKSIFDMPTEHWHDFKKTALDGAFFTLREGARHMKARAEAGEPGGSLVACGSLSMFQGLPGKAEYAASKSAVAAVIRCLAAEMGEFGVRANVVAPGLIITPMMGPADGPAVQYLNGLYAPITPMKRTGAVADFEGIGAFLCSDASAFITGETIKVDGGYMIRG, from the coding sequence ATGGCAGACGGTCTTTTCGATTGCACGGGCAAGGTGACGCTTGTCACCGGCGGCAATGGCGGCATCGGCCTCGGCTTTGCGACGGGTGTTGCCAAGCAGGGCGGCGACATCGCCATCTGGGCGCGCAACGCCGAAAAGAACGCAGCGGCCAAGGCCGAACTGCTTGCGGCGGGCGCGGGCCGGGTCGAAACCTATATCGTCGACGTGTCGTCGGAGGATGCGATCCTTGGCGGCTACGACCAGCTCATGGCCGATTTCGGGCGCGTGGACTGCGTGTTCGCCAATTCGGGCGCCAGCCCGCGCTACAAATCGATTTTCGACATGCCGACCGAGCATTGGCACGATTTCAAAAAGACCGCCCTCGACGGCGCGTTCTTCACGCTGCGCGAGGGTGCGCGCCATATGAAAGCGCGTGCCGAGGCGGGCGAACCTGGCGGCAGCCTAGTCGCGTGCGGCAGCCTGTCGATGTTTCAGGGGCTGCCGGGCAAGGCCGAATATGCCGCCTCCAAGAGCGCGGTCGCGGCCGTCATTCGCTGCCTCGCCGCAGAAATGGGCGAATTTGGCGTCCGCGCCAATGTCGTCGCACCGGGCCTCATCATCACGCCGATGATGGGGCCCGCCGATGGCCCGGCGGTCCAGTATCTCAACGGCCTTTACGCGCCGATCACGCCGATGAAACGCACCGGCGCGGTCGCCGACTTCGAGGGGATCGGCGCGTTTCTGTGTTCGGACGCGAGCGCCTTCATCACCGGCGAGACCATCAAGGTCGACGGCGGCTATATGATCCGCGGTTAG
- a CDS encoding AraC family transcriptional regulator gives MAQESFGTSVVEAELAITGATVQIVRFHLDEPTNRIFHRDDHYWLDLCLSPRPEKARGCYSERWGPHRFERLGDILLLPPGETLHIRTDGQGEQISVVCEIERRAIDRWLGGGIEWTDRRLAASLDIVHPHIRSCLFRLAGEARQPGAGSDILTKMIAGQLAIDVARYCQAIAEGPITGGLASWRLRLIDRRLERPGPMPTLGELAEHCALSVRQLTRGFQSSRGCTIGEHIAHTRIEMAKRQLGSDDSIKGIAFGLGFASPSSFAYAFRRATGITPRQFRQRQMGKRG, from the coding sequence GTGGCGCAGGAGAGTTTCGGAACGTCGGTGGTCGAGGCCGAACTGGCGATCACGGGTGCGACCGTGCAGATCGTCCGCTTCCATCTCGACGAACCGACCAACCGGATTTTCCACCGCGACGATCATTACTGGCTCGATCTGTGTCTGTCCCCCCGCCCTGAAAAGGCGCGCGGCTGCTACAGCGAGCGCTGGGGACCGCACCGGTTCGAACGGCTCGGCGACATCTTGCTGCTGCCGCCCGGCGAGACACTGCACATCCGGACCGACGGGCAGGGCGAACAGATTTCGGTGGTGTGCGAGATCGAGCGTCGCGCCATCGACCGCTGGCTGGGCGGGGGTATCGAATGGACCGACCGGCGGCTCGCCGCGAGCCTCGACATCGTGCACCCGCACATCCGGTCGTGCCTGTTCCGACTTGCCGGCGAGGCGCGCCAGCCCGGCGCGGGCAGCGATATTCTGACCAAGATGATCGCGGGCCAGCTTGCCATCGATGTCGCGCGTTATTGCCAGGCGATCGCCGAGGGACCGATCACCGGCGGCCTCGCGTCATGGCGGTTGCGCCTGATCGATCGGCGACTCGAGAGGCCGGGGCCGATGCCGACGCTCGGCGAACTCGCCGAACATTGTGCGCTATCGGTGCGACAGTTGACGCGCGGGTTCCAGTCGAGCCGGGGCTGCACCATCGGCGAACATATCGCGCATACGCGGATCGAGATGGCCAAGCGACAATTGGGGAGCGACGACAGCATCAAGGGCATCGCCTTCGGCTTGGGCTTCGCGTCCCCTTCCAGCTTCGCCTATGCGTTCCGCCGCGCGACCGGGATCACCCCGCGCCAGTTCCGCCAGCGTCAGATGGGCAAGCGGGGCTAA
- a CDS encoding VOC family protein encodes MITGRHYQNAYVTRNVDKAVAEFRERADVRTVMEIETPVKVWTPQGEGVGVQKLAFVWVEDLNYELIEPKEGDVLAIYRDALPADDSLQFHHVCHVVDDWDALWGRVQAQPYPVVLKGGTPGMLEFCYIDTREWLGHYTEYVWMVPERWAAMGARI; translated from the coding sequence ATGATCACCGGACGCCACTACCAAAATGCGTATGTGACCCGCAACGTCGACAAGGCAGTCGCTGAATTCCGCGAACGCGCCGATGTCCGCACGGTCATGGAAATCGAAACGCCGGTGAAGGTCTGGACGCCGCAGGGCGAAGGAGTGGGCGTGCAAAAGCTCGCTTTCGTCTGGGTCGAGGATCTCAACTACGAGTTGATCGAGCCCAAGGAAGGCGATGTGCTCGCCATCTACCGCGACGCGCTGCCTGCCGACGACAGCTTGCAATTCCATCATGTCTGCCATGTCGTCGACGACTGGGACGCGCTCTGGGGGCGGGTGCAGGCACAGCCCTATCCGGTGGTGCTCAAGGGTGGCACGCCGGGGATGCTGGAATTCTGCTATATCGATACGCGCGAATGGCTCGGCCACTACACCGAATATGTGTGGATGGTGCCCGAGCGCTGGGCGGCGATGGGAGCACGGATATGA
- a CDS encoding VOC family protein yields the protein MMTTTRFGTRDIARAKAFWRPIAEMVGAKTIYDRDNMISFRGETGSMLLIGVPLKGEHEVGNGNMAGFQVSSRELVDAVHAKALELGGSDEGAPGIRGDDPNGFYGAYFRDLDGNKLVAFRFGPPDA from the coding sequence ATGATGACGACGACACGGTTCGGCACGCGCGATATTGCGCGTGCCAAGGCGTTCTGGCGTCCGATTGCGGAAATGGTCGGGGCGAAGACGATCTACGACCGCGACAACATGATTTCGTTCCGGGGCGAGACGGGGAGCATGTTGCTGATCGGTGTGCCGTTGAAGGGCGAGCATGAGGTTGGCAACGGCAATATGGCCGGGTTTCAGGTATCGAGCCGTGAACTGGTCGACGCCGTTCATGCCAAGGCGCTCGAACTCGGCGGCAGCGACGAGGGCGCGCCGGGGATACGCGGCGACGACCCGAACGGCTTTTACGGTGCCTATTTCCGTGACCTCGACGGCAACAAGCTGGTCGCTTTCCGCTTCGGCCCGCCCGACGCATGA
- a CDS encoding SDR family oxidoreductase — translation MSGFDAAKYGPWALITGASEGTGAEFALRLADAGLNCILIARREGPLADLAEQVRAKGVDCVSASVDLTAPDATDRIVAAVGTREVGLFIANAGADTNSSLFLDREVGDWERLVTLNIVTTMRNCHHFGQGMRARGRGGMILVGSGSCYGGLHGMGVYSGVKAFDICFGEGLWAEMRHVGVDVLNLILGRTNTPAHHRISEANGRPFDPTGMASAADVARIGLEQLPHGPVYNWGQANDVAGYAPNSPDERRVRIERIEAMTGQYLKAKE, via the coding sequence ATGAGCGGGTTCGACGCCGCGAAATACGGTCCTTGGGCACTGATTACCGGGGCATCCGAAGGGACCGGCGCAGAGTTTGCGCTGCGGCTCGCCGATGCGGGTTTGAACTGCATCCTGATTGCGCGACGCGAGGGGCCATTGGCCGACCTTGCCGAACAGGTCCGCGCCAAGGGCGTCGATTGCGTGTCCGCCAGTGTAGATCTGACCGCACCCGACGCAACCGACCGCATCGTCGCGGCGGTGGGGACGCGCGAAGTCGGCCTGTTCATCGCCAATGCCGGGGCGGACACCAATTCGTCGCTGTTCCTCGACCGCGAAGTCGGCGACTGGGAACGGCTCGTTACTCTCAACATCGTCACCACCATGCGGAACTGCCACCATTTCGGGCAGGGGATGCGTGCACGGGGGCGGGGCGGGATGATCCTCGTCGGCTCGGGTTCGTGCTATGGCGGACTGCACGGCATGGGGGTTTATTCCGGGGTCAAGGCGTTCGACATTTGCTTCGGCGAAGGACTATGGGCCGAAATGCGCCATGTCGGTGTCGACGTCCTCAACCTGATCCTCGGTCGCACGAATACGCCTGCCCACCACCGCATTTCCGAAGCCAACGGACGACCGTTCGACCCGACCGGCATGGCGAGCGCCGCCGATGTCGCGCGGATCGGGCTGGAGCAACTGCCGCACGGCCCTGTCTATAATTGGGGGCAGGCGAACGATGTCGCGGGCTACGCCCCCAATTCGCCCGACGAGCGCCGTGTGCGGATTGAGCGCATCGAAGCCATGACGGGACAATATCTGAAGGCCAAAGAATGA
- a CDS encoding nuclear transport factor 2 family protein, producing MTDREAITDLIYRYCRAMDRIDREQGYAIWHPDGTADYGAEVYQGSARGFVDQVCEQHARMLRHSHQVTNIILEVDGDRAGSESYYTTALRMMREDVAHEIRVWGRYIDTWSKRDGRWGIDHRIALRDFDDIRAVTPMSDDQRSRRDHNDPSYTVLE from the coding sequence ATGACCGACCGCGAGGCGATCACCGACCTGATCTACAGATACTGCCGCGCGATGGACCGCATCGACCGTGAACAAGGTTATGCGATCTGGCACCCCGACGGCACCGCCGATTACGGCGCCGAAGTCTATCAGGGCAGTGCGCGCGGCTTTGTCGATCAGGTCTGCGAACAGCACGCCCGAATGCTGCGCCACTCGCATCAAGTGACCAACATCATCCTCGAAGTCGATGGCGACCGGGCAGGCAGCGAAAGCTATTACACGACCGCACTCCGCATGATGCGCGAAGATGTCGCGCACGAAATCCGAGTCTGGGGCCGCTATATCGACACTTGGTCGAAGCGCGACGGGCGCTGGGGCATCGATCACCGCATCGCCCTCCGCGATTTCGATGACATCCGTGCCGTCACCCCGATGAGCGACGACCAGCGCAGCCGCCGCGACCACAACGACCCGTCCTATACAGTGCTGGAATGA
- a CDS encoding zinc-binding dehydrogenase, with product MKAAYILNGTVEVGDLPDPVPGKGHALVRTRSCGLCASEAHFLHAGQNVIDLSKQFGGPYAALDQSRPFVPGHEYVGEVIDYGPGSKRPVKPGRKVTSVPIMRQSGSHSVIGFNNDCPGGFGEYMLLDEDMLIEVPSGLDDDLAAMTEPLAVGLEHARRGIPTKEDCALVIGCGAIGLGVIAGLKLMGIAPIVAADYHEDRRAQAIAMGADIAVDPRTLSPYAPIPDLGNRQPNLVYECAGVPGLLQQIIQSVAFGARIVMGGYCMEADSLFVFAAQNKRLTVHFAGGEEAQDMELALRSIADGRVDVLPWIGARIGLSGVGSALAEMSGPLAPVRTVVDPRRL from the coding sequence ATGAAAGCCGCCTATATCCTGAACGGTACGGTCGAGGTGGGCGATCTGCCCGATCCGGTGCCGGGCAAAGGCCATGCGCTGGTCCGCACGCGCAGCTGCGGGCTATGCGCGTCGGAGGCGCATTTCCTTCACGCCGGACAGAACGTCATCGACTTGTCGAAACAGTTCGGTGGGCCGTACGCTGCGCTCGACCAGTCGCGGCCTTTCGTCCCCGGCCATGAATATGTCGGCGAAGTGATCGATTATGGCCCGGGCAGCAAGCGCCCGGTCAAGCCGGGACGCAAGGTCACGTCGGTTCCCATCATGCGGCAATCGGGCAGCCATTCGGTCATCGGGTTCAACAACGACTGCCCCGGCGGGTTCGGCGAGTATATGCTGCTCGACGAGGACATGCTGATCGAAGTGCCGTCGGGCCTCGACGACGATCTCGCGGCGATGACCGAGCCGCTCGCGGTTGGCCTCGAACATGCGCGGCGCGGAATCCCCACGAAGGAGGATTGCGCGCTGGTCATCGGGTGCGGGGCGATCGGGCTGGGCGTGATTGCGGGCCTGAAGCTGATGGGCATCGCGCCCATCGTCGCGGCCGATTATCACGAGGACCGGCGCGCGCAGGCGATTGCCATGGGGGCCGACATTGCGGTCGATCCGCGCACCTTGTCGCCCTATGCGCCGATCCCCGACCTCGGCAACCGCCAGCCCAATCTGGTCTACGAATGCGCGGGCGTGCCGGGGCTGTTGCAGCAGATCATCCAGTCGGTCGCCTTCGGCGCGCGGATCGTGATGGGCGGCTATTGCATGGAGGCCGACAGCCTGTTCGTCTTCGCCGCGCAGAACAAGCGGCTGACCGTCCATTTCGCGGGCGGGGAGGAAGCGCAGGACATGGAACTGGCGCTTCGCTCGATTGCCGACGGCAGGGTCGATGTTTTGCCGTGGATCGGCGCGCGGATCGGGCTTAGCGGGGTCGGGAGCGCTTTGGCCGAAATGTCCGGTCCGCTCGCTCCGGTTCGGACTGTGGTCGACCCGCGGCGGCTGTGA